In one Oryza glaberrima chromosome 2, OglaRS2, whole genome shotgun sequence genomic region, the following are encoded:
- the LOC127761146 gene encoding uncharacterized protein LOC127761146 → MAEEGYKVVLNVYDLSNGLARQLSTSFLGKPIEAIWHTGVVVYGNEYFFGGGIQSLAAGRTPYGRPVRVVEMGETHIPREVFEDYLRDISPRYTAETYRLLSHNCNNFSNEVAQFLVGAGIPDYILNLPAEVMSSPMGPLIMPMIQNLESTLRTNAAPQATQFVPTSVPPPPPPQNKPGEGSSSSKQEDKAAKAKQGSAADPLGGARGKVQEEVMREFAAIMASGTLRASEAAALAMRRVMERHGDATMQQS, encoded by the exons ATGGCGGAG GAAGGGTACAAGGTTGTTCTTAACGTGTACGACCTCAGCAACGGCCTCGCGCGGCAGCTCTCCACCTCCTTCCTCGGCAAGCCAATCGAGGCCATCTG GCATACGGGCGTGGTGGTGTACGGGAACGAGTACTTCTTCGGCGGCGGGATCCAGTcgctggcggcggggaggacgCCGTACGGGCGGCCGGTGCGGGTGGTGGAGATGGGCGAGACGCACATCCCGCGGGAGGTGTTCGAGGACTACCTCCGCGACATCTCGCCGCGGTACACGGCGGAGACGTACCGGCTGCTCAGCCACAACTGCAACAACTTCAGCAACGAGGTGGCGCAattcctcgtcggcgccggcatcCCCGACTACATCCTCAACCTCCCCGCCGAGGTCATGTCCAGCCCCATGGGCCCCCTCATCATGCCCATGATTCAGAACCTCGAGTCCACGCTCCGGACCAACGCCGCGCCGCAGGCCACGCAGTTCGTCCCCAcgtccgtgccgccgccgccgccgccgcagaacaAGCCCGGCGAGGGCTCGTCTTCCTCGAAGCAAGAAGACAAGGCGGCCAAAGCGAAGCAGGGCTCGGCGGCTGACCCgctcggcggcgcgagggggaaGGTGCAGGAGGAGGTGATGCGGGAGTTCGCGGCGATCATGGCGAGCGGGACGCTGCGggcgagcgaggcggcggcgctggcgatgCGGCGGGTCATGGAGCGGCACGGCGACGCCACCATGCAGCAGAGCTAG